agtaacaaagacaacttaaaaattaaatttctttagtagatatacatgatatagaagttaattttctgaaaaattagaacTTCGTGTTGATAATGtattgtaaaataaattaattcagcAAAATAAAGCGGAGAAACTAAAGAGGAGAAAGGAGAAcagaagaggaagagaagaaattaATTTGCTCTGTATATATTCGTGCATGTGAAGATAAAAGGAATGCTGAAGATGATACTCAAAAGGCCATTGTTCTCCGCCAGAAGTTGGATAAAGTAACAAGCACTTCGAGTGATAAGGTATCGATTGAAGAAACAACTAAGCAAAAagttaaagaagaagaaaattgaaaGTTAGAACCTGAAGCTCGGATTGATGAAAAATAGTGTGGTGATTCAAATGATTCTCTTAAcgaattaaattttattaccTCAAACTTAATCAATGTTGGTGATGAAACAcgaaattttttatatttaataataaattaattttaaaatatttaattctcTCTTAATGAGAGATGATTTGTAATTTCACAAATATGATCATTTATTTTATACAACAAATTTGTGCTCCATCaaataccatcataatataaattgagataaaaaaataaaagatagagaAAGTGGAGTGTTTATTTGTTGTGTTATGCAATAAATTTTAGGCTCATTTGGATATGtaatataaaatcatgatttaaaattgaaatttcatttatacatttaatttgaatttgttaaattatatttttttccttataaacataaaaaataatgcCACAAGCGataaaagattaaaattttcaattcttACATAATCCCAACCACAATTGATAAAATATGATGAAGCACTCCATAACACAATACAAATGCAAGCTTATTCCACAGGCAGGCTGCAGTTAAACGATATGCTCAACAGATTCAGAGGCACTCGCACTTGCATATTGCACGGCAATGGCTTCGATTTTTACAGTTTCAGGTCTCAATTTCTCTACTCAACAACCTCTACTCCTGCCCCGACCCATTTCTTGGTTAAATACCTTGTTGATTCTCTCGGATTTTCCAATGAAGAAGCTGCTTCTACTTCTTCCAAGGTAATTTCATTGAAATCCTTAAAGAATCCCCATTTAGTCATCAATTTCTTGAAACAAAACGGTTTCGACAACACCCAGATGAAAAAATTGGTTTCTAGAGCACCCAAATTGCTAATCCGTGATGTTTCCAAAACCCTAAAACCCAAATTTCAGTGCCTTATGGATCTCGGGTTATCCGGGTCGGACCTGGTGAATGTAATTGCTAAAGATGCAAATATTATTGATAGAGGTTTAGATACTCATTTGAGACCTACCATTGATTGCCTTAGGAGAACTTTGGGTAGTGATGAAAATGTAGTTAAGGCGTTAAAGAGAGGTCCTTGGTTGCTTACTTTTGGTCCTCAGCGTACTATGGAGGCTAATCTGTTGTTGTTGAGAAACTATGGTGTTCCTgatgagaaaataagaaaacttGTGCTTTTATATCCTAATTATCTTACACAAAAGCCTGAGAGGATTAAGGATTTGTTGCATAGACTGGAGAACGATTTTCAAGTTCCGCGTGACTCCCCTTTTTTTCATTATGGATTTCAAGTGTTGTCCTCGCAAAAGAAATCTGCTTTGGATAGAAAGATTGGAATTTTCAAGAGTTTTGGATGGTCTGATGATGATATACTCCAGATGTTCCAGAAGCTACCTTATTGTATTGGGCTCTCAGAAGTTAGAATTCAGGAAAAACTGAATCTTTTCATGAAGGAGCTTGGTCTTGGACCGGCTTACTTGGTTTCTCATCTAGGTTTTTTTATCTATAGTCTGGAAAAAAGGGTGGTACCTCGGGTGCAAGTCTTGAAAATTTTGGACGAAAAGAAGCTTGAGAGAAGAAACTTGGCTCTTTCTAGTGTTCTGAGCATATCAGAGTCAAAGTTCATACAATTATTTGTGCTGCCCTACAAGGCTGAGATACCCGATCTGTATGAACCACTCCTTAAAATTGTTGCTCCTTAGTAGTCTTTGGTTTACGTTTGGTACTATGGGTGCTAAGATCTTTCTAAAATTTTCAGTTGTAATTCAATACATTTTGGTTTATTTCTGGTTGtgtttcattttttcattttgaacATTTAACAACTAAAACCACAGGTCAGTGTTTCCAAACATCATTCATGTAATCAGGACATAGTTTATTGAACAGCTCAAGAAAATTGTGGCTCCTTAGTagattttgcttatttttgacACCAAGGGTGCTGAGATCTTTCTCAATTTTCAGTTGTAGTTCAACACATTTTTTGCTTTTCTGTTTTTCAGTTTGTATTCGATCCTTGTtgccaaaaataatttatggaGTTGGGGCATAGTTTCTTGAAAGACCTTCCTCATATTTACTTCATGCAAAATCAAGCTTGCCGTTTGAAGCTGCTTGGTTTCAACAGATCTTGAGTATAGCTTATTCCCTTTGGAGTTACCAGCAAGTTTGTTCCATAAGACAGTAAGTCAAAATACTTGTTCTGCTACAACATTGGTTATCTCATATAAGGTTCTGATATTCTTCTATTCTGTCGGAGTTTGATCCGATAAAATTTTGCATTGATTTTCCCTACAACAAACGAGACATTTAGTAGCAATAGATTTTTCTTTTAGTATTGCCACAAAAACATTTAGCAGCAATTGAGCTAATGCCTTTGGATCCTGAGTCGCTAAAGCccatatttattatatacagtGCTAGGtataaaaattcatatttattattgctattaaATAATTGCTGTTAAATTCTTTATTTGTTATTATAGTTTTATTTGTTAATCTATCCATTTAAAAGGACTTGATGGCAGGTTAGTTCCTTGAGCTCTACCTTTTACTATTGATTAACATCTAAAGAAATTTCATTGTACCTTCTAGACGTTAAAGCTTTAGTCTTAGAGTCCGTTTgaatgagcttaaaaaaaataacttttatgtatgaagtgcttttagaactttgaaatgctgaaagttatttaataaataagcagttgagtgtttggataaaaatgtTTATGCtgaagaaatgaggaaaatgatgagAATTTttgggttaaaagaataaaaaggatagtttggaatttagttaaaatataagggatataaaagtaatttttatggtcaaagaaaatgactttaagcactgagaaaaaaaaagttagaaatcctaactttttatttttagttgactttaaaaactttatggcttaaagttgcTTGACAAGTTTGATTTGAGTTGGGAAAATCACAACATCAATGGTTTGGCCTCAAACTTTGAGGTATTAATTTTTACtactttacttgttcatgtaaTTAGGTTCTAgccaaaaaacaaaaagaaacttGATCGGACCTATTTCACTtgcttttaatttatttttaaaaataacttagTTTATAAAAACGTAATTAGCCCACTTTCTAGAGGGAAAATTCACGCATCTGCTCCTTCTCACATCACAGCAGTAGCATTAGGTTGAGAAATTTTGTTTTTCACATATAAGGTCAGGCGTCGATGAGCACATTGAATTATTCATGTTGCTGCCAAGTCAAACAAAGCTGAAAAGAAAGCGCCAAAGCACTGGAGCAATCTTAAAAGATGGATTCTTCTCCAACGATTCATCGACGAATTGGAAAATATGAGTAGACTCAACCCAATGAAGCCATAGTATCTGCAGCCAAAGCCTGATTCTGAAGCAGAAAATGTTACTCTGAAACATCAGATATGCACTACAGCAGGTAATAAGTCAACTTTCCCCAACTCAAAAAAGATAATTGGAACTGCTTGTAACAGCTTTTGAAAATGTAGTTTCTCCCGAGACAGTTATATCCAGGTTACATTTCCTAAATTGGAAACTAGAAATGAAGACAATTTGCAGATTGCAGGCAGGGGAAATGCATTAGTCTCCAATGCAGATAATGTCCATGCATGTGTAGATAAAAGAATGCTGAAGATGATATTCAGCTGCAGATAATGGCCTGACGTTAGAAAGAACACTTCAGCTTCTTCCCAAACATATATTGATCACGTTGAACGTATGATTATGTTGCTCTACAGCTCACTCCATGCCTGACCACACTCATCTTCTTCCTAGAAAAGACCCGCTTGATCAGGCACCACATTTACTTAATtgccattttaaaaaattaaacccAGCACTCTTTGTTAGCTATAGAATTTTAGGTCCTGTTTCAACATATAatgtaaaatcttgatttgaaatttaagttttatttgcacatttaatttaaatttcttaaattatattttttttcttataaacat
This region of Solanum dulcamara chromosome 9, daSolDulc1.2, whole genome shotgun sequence genomic DNA includes:
- the LOC129903181 gene encoding transcription termination factor MTERF5, chloroplastic-like, which encodes MQAYSTGRLQLNDMLNRFRGTRTCILHGNGFDFYSFRSQFLYSTTSTPAPTHFLVKYLVDSLGFSNEEAASTSSKVISLKSLKNPHLVINFLKQNGFDNTQMKKLVSRAPKLLIRDVSKTLKPKFQCLMDLGLSGSDLVNVIAKDANIIDRGLDTHLRPTIDCLRRTLGSDENVVKALKRGPWLLTFGPQRTMEANLLLLRNYGVPDEKIRKLVLLYPNYLTQKPERIKDLLHRLENDFQVPRDSPFFHYGFQVLSSQKKSALDRKIGIFKSFGWSDDDILQMFQKLPYCIGLSEVRIQEKLNLFMKELGLGPAYLVSHLGFFIYSLEKRVVPRVQVLKILDEKKLERRNLALSSVLSISESKFIQLFVLPYKAEIPDLYEPLLKIVAP